The Magnolia sinica isolate HGM2019 chromosome 10, MsV1, whole genome shotgun sequence genome includes a window with the following:
- the LOC131258320 gene encoding auxin-responsive protein IAA31-like isoform X3, giving the protein MSSALASRTGSPQPCRGTKRGFDEAFDPTCAVIKTLPLFWNDGSHDHGDDGDDDGNDAGACFQMNPSSCPINNRIVGWPPIKSSLKLLRGDIKDSYVAPNSLYVKVKMDGMAIGRKVDLSLHDSYQTLTQALERMFGIHEKGKIGDIAHRPNYRITYQDKEGDWMLIRDVSWPTFIRSVQRLKIQKINGD; this is encoded by the exons ATGAGCTCAGCGCTCGCGTCGAGGACGGGCTCTCCCCAGCCTTGTCG TGGCACCAAGAGGGGTTTTGATGAGGCCTTCGACCCGACTTGTGCTGTGATTAAGACACTCCCTCTCTTCTGGAATGATGGAAGCCATGACCACGGTGATGATGGTGACGATGATGGCAATGATGCCGGTGCCTGCTTCCAAATGAACCCATCATCATGCCCAATAAACAA TAGAATTGTGGGGTGGCCTCCAATCAAATCATCACTAAAGCTTCTAAGGGGAGATATTAAAGACAGCTACGTCGCTCCAAATTCTCTCTACGTTAAAGTGAAGATGGATGGCATGGCAATAGGAAGGAAGGTTGATCTCTCCCTCCATGATTCATACCAGACACTCACCCAGGCATTGGAACGCATGTTTGGAATAC ATGAGAAAGGCAAGATTGGGGACATTGCACATCGCCCAAACTACAGGATCACTTATCAAGACAAGGAAGGCGATTGGATGCTTATCAGAGATGTATCTTGGCC AACTTTCATAAGGTCGGTGCAACGCCTCAAGATACAAAAGATTAATGGAGACTGA
- the LOC131258320 gene encoding auxin-responsive protein IAA9-like isoform X1 yields MELELGLAPPNHLIKCFDLNTPTHVWGRCCGFSGTKRGFDEAFDPTCAVIKTLPLFWNDGSHDHGDDGDDDGNDAGACFQMNPSSCPINNRIVGWPPIKSSLKLLRGDIKDSYVAPNSLYVKVKMDGMAIGRKVDLSLHDSYQTLTQALERMFGIHEKGKIGDIAHRPNYRITYQDKEGDWMLIRDVSWPTFIRSVQRLKIQKINGD; encoded by the exons atGGAGCTCGAATTAGGACTGGCTcctcctaaccatttgatcaagtGTTTTGATCTAAACACCCCCACCCACGTATGGGGCCGTTGCTGTGGATTCAGTGGCACCAAGAGGGGTTTTGATGAGGCCTTCGACCCGACTTGTGCTGTGATTAAGACACTCCCTCTCTTCTGGAATGATGGAAGCCATGACCACGGTGATGATGGTGACGATGATGGCAATGATGCCGGTGCCTGCTTCCAAATGAACCCATCATCATGCCCAATAAACAA TAGAATTGTGGGGTGGCCTCCAATCAAATCATCACTAAAGCTTCTAAGGGGAGATATTAAAGACAGCTACGTCGCTCCAAATTCTCTCTACGTTAAAGTGAAGATGGATGGCATGGCAATAGGAAGGAAGGTTGATCTCTCCCTCCATGATTCATACCAGACACTCACCCAGGCATTGGAACGCATGTTTGGAATAC ATGAGAAAGGCAAGATTGGGGACATTGCACATCGCCCAAACTACAGGATCACTTATCAAGACAAGGAAGGCGATTGGATGCTTATCAGAGATGTATCTTGGCC AACTTTCATAAGGTCGGTGCAACGCCTCAAGATACAAAAGATTAATGGAGACTGA
- the LOC131258320 gene encoding auxin-responsive protein IAA9-like isoform X2, with protein MELELGLAPPNHLIKCFDLNTPTHVWGRCCGFSGTKRGFDEAFDPTCAVIKTLPLFWNDGSHDHGDDGDDDGNDAGACFQMNPSSCPINKIVGWPPIKSSLKLLRGDIKDSYVAPNSLYVKVKMDGMAIGRKVDLSLHDSYQTLTQALERMFGIHEKGKIGDIAHRPNYRITYQDKEGDWMLIRDVSWPTFIRSVQRLKIQKINGD; from the exons atGGAGCTCGAATTAGGACTGGCTcctcctaaccatttgatcaagtGTTTTGATCTAAACACCCCCACCCACGTATGGGGCCGTTGCTGTGGATTCAGTGGCACCAAGAGGGGTTTTGATGAGGCCTTCGACCCGACTTGTGCTGTGATTAAGACACTCCCTCTCTTCTGGAATGATGGAAGCCATGACCACGGTGATGATGGTGACGATGATGGCAATGATGCCGGTGCCTGCTTCCAAATGAACCCATCATCATGCCCAATAAACAA AATTGTGGGGTGGCCTCCAATCAAATCATCACTAAAGCTTCTAAGGGGAGATATTAAAGACAGCTACGTCGCTCCAAATTCTCTCTACGTTAAAGTGAAGATGGATGGCATGGCAATAGGAAGGAAGGTTGATCTCTCCCTCCATGATTCATACCAGACACTCACCCAGGCATTGGAACGCATGTTTGGAATAC ATGAGAAAGGCAAGATTGGGGACATTGCACATCGCCCAAACTACAGGATCACTTATCAAGACAAGGAAGGCGATTGGATGCTTATCAGAGATGTATCTTGGCC AACTTTCATAAGGTCGGTGCAACGCCTCAAGATACAAAAGATTAATGGAGACTGA